One window of SAR324 cluster bacterium genomic DNA carries:
- a CDS encoding cytochrome c, whose amino-acid sequence MLKMNKLNKILMLAISFSFVGNLAWAGKNNPFDDPRTKEPGYNLKNDASPWFDGKDYPFFQDMFNGKSIKPQEEGTYQNFPSDSVPVRFELGKIQQIYESFVPMAEREIRPLNPTTATEASVANGRKMYNIYCAVCHAKDGNGNTPVVEKGMPAIPIAGFVQIFSETHFYNKIRYGSKPAGIMPAYGALTTRQERWDIVNYLKSPQFGKEEN is encoded by the coding sequence ATGTTGAAAATGAATAAGCTGAACAAAATATTGATGCTCGCCATCAGCTTTAGTTTTGTGGGCAATTTGGCGTGGGCCGGAAAAAATAATCCATTCGATGATCCTCGAACCAAAGAACCCGGATATAACTTAAAAAATGACGCCAGCCCCTGGTTTGACGGCAAGGATTATCCGTTCTTCCAGGATATGTTTAATGGTAAAAGCATTAAACCCCAGGAAGAAGGAACCTATCAGAATTTTCCATCTGATTCTGTGCCTGTTCGATTTGAATTGGGAAAGATACAGCAGATCTATGAGTCGTTTGTGCCGATGGCAGAGCGTGAAATTCGACCACTGAATCCAACAACAGCAACGGAAGCATCGGTAGCTAATGGTCGAAAAATGTATAACATTTACTGTGCGGTGTGTCATGCCAAAGATGGAAATGGTAACACTCCAGTGGTTGAAAAAGGTATGCCAGCTATTCCGATTGCGGGATTTGTGCAGATATTCAGTGAGACTCATTTTTACAACAAGATCCGTTATGGCAGCAAACCTGCGGGAATTATGCCTGCTTATGGAGCCCTGACAACCCGTCAGGAACGCTGGGATATTGTGAATTATTTGAAGAGTCCACAATTTGGGAAGGAGGAAAATTAA
- a CDS encoding DUF3341 domain-containing protein, whose amino-acid sequence MSKKFSGVWGTFEYLDELTSAIKAVRQKGIEPTVLSPCPRHEIDHALGDRQSRLPFISLCAGALGCLTGYSFTAWTAADWVLPVGGKPIIAIPPFTIIGFELTILFTALFTLMGVVLLATVDTLKNPLPSSVKKYVRFQRDRFGIVIPCESAKLNDFQVLLNNHGAEEVHVENE is encoded by the coding sequence ATGAGCAAGAAATTTTCAGGAGTGTGGGGCACCTTTGAATACCTGGATGAGTTGACATCCGCGATTAAGGCCGTGCGTCAGAAAGGGATTGAGCCTACTGTATTGTCACCATGTCCCAGACATGAAATTGATCACGCTTTGGGCGATCGGCAGTCAAGACTTCCATTCATCTCCTTGTGTGCTGGAGCGTTAGGATGTCTGACAGGATATAGTTTCACCGCATGGACAGCCGCTGACTGGGTGCTTCCTGTGGGTGGAAAACCGATTATTGCTATTCCCCCATTCACTATTATCGGTTTTGAGTTAACTATCTTATTCACCGCTTTATTCACCTTGATGGGGGTCGTGTTGCTGGCTACGGTGGATACATTGAAAAATCCACTCCCGTCATCCGTTAAAAAATATGTCCGGTTTCAACGGGACCGTTTTGGCATCGTCATCCCTTGTGAGTCGGCCAAGCTGAATGACTTTCAGGTGTTATTGAATAACCATGGAGCGGAGGAGGTGCATGTTGAAAATGAATAA
- the nrfD gene encoding polysulfide reductase NrfD, producing the protein MSDTKLTYAKINDDLLAMLEKPHPSYFLLVLGFLVALMLGVLSVALQVDVGIGYAGMSHPIGWGFYITNFVFWIGIGHAGTLISAVFYLTRAPWRNAIYRSAEAMTVFAVMTAGMFPILHTGRPWLGYFLIPYPNQRMLWINFKSPLAWDVFAVTTYMTVSILFFVMGLIPDMAILRDEAIRRGQKLKALIYTPMALAWRGTNHQWLHYMRGYLIFAALATPLVFSVHSIVSWDFAMSSIPGWHTTIFAPYFVAGAIFSGLAMVMTVLIPVRVVFGLEEYITDHVVQSVCRVILFTSMIVGYAYATEFFIAFYSGNPFEKAIFYFRPFGAMTDWTLLGDHDFGFPQIAFWLMVFCNVIAPLPLWRFKIRTNLVAVWIITILINIGMWFERFNIVGSSLQRDFLPHAWGSYWPTIVEVGLTIGGFGFFFTLFALFVKALPPMAIMELKEAIHPPMKGGK; encoded by the coding sequence ATGAGTGATACCAAACTCACGTATGCCAAGATCAATGATGATCTGCTGGCAATGCTGGAAAAGCCGCATCCATCTTATTTTCTGCTCGTCCTTGGATTTCTGGTAGCATTGATGCTGGGAGTTCTGAGTGTTGCGTTGCAAGTGGATGTCGGAATTGGATACGCCGGGATGAGTCACCCGATTGGTTGGGGGTTTTATATCACCAATTTCGTGTTCTGGATCGGGATTGGACATGCGGGAACACTGATTTCCGCAGTATTTTATCTGACACGCGCTCCCTGGCGGAATGCGATTTACCGAAGTGCGGAAGCCATGACAGTTTTTGCTGTGATGACAGCAGGAATGTTCCCCATCCTTCATACAGGACGTCCGTGGTTGGGATATTTTTTGATTCCATATCCAAATCAACGGATGTTATGGATCAACTTCAAATCTCCCTTGGCATGGGACGTGTTTGCGGTAACAACCTACATGACAGTATCTATCCTGTTTTTCGTGATGGGATTGATTCCTGACATGGCCATTCTCAGGGATGAAGCCATCCGCCGTGGACAAAAACTGAAAGCTCTGATTTATACTCCAATGGCGCTGGCCTGGAGAGGAACCAATCATCAGTGGTTGCATTACATGCGGGGGTATCTGATCTTTGCAGCTTTGGCAACACCGCTGGTGTTTTCCGTTCACTCCATCGTTTCCTGGGACTTTGCCATGTCCTCTATTCCTGGATGGCACACCACCATTTTTGCTCCATATTTCGTGGCTGGAGCGATTTTCTCCGGACTGGCAATGGTGATGACTGTGTTGATTCCGGTAAGAGTCGTCTTTGGCCTTGAGGAATATATCACAGATCATGTGGTCCAAAGTGTGTGTCGTGTGATTTTATTCACCTCGATGATTGTGGGTTATGCCTATGCGACAGAGTTCTTTATCGCATTTTACAGTGGCAATCCCTTTGAAAAAGCTATTTTTTATTTTCGCCCTTTTGGCGCTATGACAGATTGGACTCTGTTGGGTGATCATGATTTTGGATTTCCTCAAATCGCATTCTGGTTGATGGTTTTCTGCAACGTCATCGCACCATTGCCTTTATGGCGATTTAAAATCAGAACCAATCTGGTGGCCGTCTGGATCATCACGATTCTGATCAACATTGGCATGTGGTTTGAGCGTTTTAACATTGTAGGAAGTTCACTACAGCGAGACTTTTTGCCTCATGCCTGGGGCTCGTATTGGCCTACGATTGTTGAAGTCGGATTGACTATTGGAGGATTTGGTTTCTTTTTCACATTATTTGCGCTTTTTGTGAAAGCCTTACCTCCAATGGCGATTATGGAATTGAAAGAAGCAATTCATCCACCGATGAAAGGAGGAAAATGA
- a CDS encoding molybdopterin-dependent oxidoreductase has product MKKGLSRRNLFKYMAVSGAAVTAASCQNKPEKLIPLLVPPDGIDYSPHNAFNYMTTCRECDAGCGMMVTAREGRAQKAEGNPLHPVNQGKLCARGQSSLQALYNPARLTTPALKGGKNISWEEAEKVFVEKIQSAQGSIVYLGRPTTGSDKDFMAEWLNAVGGGRRIGFQVFNRANLIKANEVSFGRADVPLYHFDKARYFINFGADFLENWGGIVENARQFAAMHAYADGHKNKAVHVGPHLSLSGSSADEWVPVTPGTEGILALSMAHEIRRRTGGYVFLADYLAEYLPEKVAGDIGLTAEKIKTLAKEFVENGPSLAIGGGSATITEQATETMVAVNILNAVSGNLGKTVSFIDQAAPEMMGQQNILNLIQELQNGQVKLLIIDESNPVYALPKTSRFADAMKNAFVVVMSSVQNETSHEADLVLPTLTPYESWGDVETRSGVRSIIQPVMSPVQGFDAKAREDVLMAVGQKLNPSAFEGMKRYLDYLKQSWTKIHAEKGSPQTFFEDFWVRTLENGGLFDVVPEVAVELNPQVTQMHLKTPQYEGKGLTLIPSTSVLLGDGSGANKPWLQEVPDPMTQIVWDSWAEINPETAEKLGIHDRDLMEVKTPYGQVDLTAYYHFGIHKGAIAIPFGQGHENSGLAADRYGVNVLDLLPAKTDRMSGELAWLSVNAEVKKASALAYAVNMDGNARQLGRDIAAAVTITELAQGPVHHQTGHKRQTEFYPDRKETAGYYEPYKWGMTIDLDKCNGCSACVVACYSENNIPVVGKERMGLGREMSWIRLERYIEGYGENLETRFVPMTCQQCENAGCEPVCPVYATYHNPEGLNVQAYNRCVGTRYCSNNCIYKVRRFNWFDYEFPAPLHQQLNSTITTRSVGVMEKCTFCIQRIAEAKFAANEMNRDVQDGEIITACQQTCPTSAITFGNLADSSSQVSKLAQRNEMEKRDRQYEIIAEMNYKPAITYLKKVNFRETAGAHATSHHAMNILSKNEKQEA; this is encoded by the coding sequence ATGAAGAAAGGTCTCAGTAGAAGAAATCTTTTCAAATACATGGCAGTTAGTGGTGCCGCTGTCACTGCGGCGAGCTGTCAGAATAAACCTGAAAAACTTATTCCGTTGCTGGTTCCGCCAGATGGGATTGATTACAGTCCTCATAACGCATTCAATTACATGACAACCTGCAGGGAATGTGATGCGGGATGCGGGATGATGGTAACAGCACGAGAGGGACGCGCCCAAAAGGCCGAAGGAAATCCCTTGCACCCTGTCAATCAGGGTAAATTGTGTGCCAGAGGACAATCGTCCCTGCAAGCACTCTACAATCCAGCCAGACTGACGACGCCAGCATTGAAAGGTGGAAAAAATATTTCGTGGGAAGAAGCTGAAAAAGTCTTTGTGGAAAAAATTCAGTCCGCACAAGGCAGTATTGTCTATTTAGGTCGGCCTACAACCGGGAGCGATAAAGACTTCATGGCTGAATGGCTTAACGCTGTAGGCGGTGGACGTCGTATCGGTTTTCAGGTTTTCAACAGGGCGAACCTGATCAAGGCCAATGAAGTTTCATTTGGTCGTGCAGATGTCCCACTCTATCATTTTGATAAAGCACGATACTTTATTAATTTTGGTGCAGATTTTCTGGAAAACTGGGGCGGCATCGTTGAAAACGCCCGGCAGTTTGCTGCCATGCATGCCTATGCGGATGGCCACAAAAACAAAGCCGTTCATGTCGGACCTCATTTATCGCTGTCAGGTAGCAGTGCGGATGAGTGGGTTCCTGTTACTCCAGGGACAGAAGGAATTCTGGCTCTGTCCATGGCTCATGAAATTCGCAGACGAACTGGCGGGTATGTATTTCTGGCTGATTATCTGGCGGAGTACCTCCCTGAAAAAGTTGCTGGCGACATTGGGCTGACTGCTGAAAAAATTAAAACACTCGCCAAAGAATTTGTTGAAAATGGACCAAGTCTGGCGATTGGTGGTGGTAGTGCAACCATTACTGAACAGGCAACAGAAACAATGGTTGCTGTGAATATTCTGAATGCTGTCTCTGGCAATCTTGGCAAGACCGTATCCTTTATTGATCAGGCCGCACCGGAAATGATGGGTCAGCAAAACATTCTGAATTTGATTCAGGAATTGCAAAACGGTCAGGTGAAATTGCTGATCATTGATGAAAGCAATCCGGTGTATGCATTGCCTAAAACCAGCCGCTTTGCCGATGCAATGAAAAATGCGTTTGTAGTGGTCATGTCATCTGTTCAGAATGAAACATCTCATGAAGCAGATCTGGTCTTGCCAACACTGACCCCTTATGAAAGCTGGGGAGATGTGGAGACTCGTTCCGGTGTTCGCAGTATCATTCAGCCTGTCATGAGTCCGGTGCAGGGATTTGATGCCAAAGCCCGCGAAGATGTTTTAATGGCGGTTGGACAAAAACTGAATCCGAGTGCTTTTGAAGGGATGAAACGTTATCTTGATTACCTGAAACAGTCCTGGACCAAAATTCATGCTGAAAAAGGCAGTCCACAGACCTTTTTTGAGGATTTCTGGGTTCGTACTCTGGAAAATGGTGGCTTGTTCGATGTTGTTCCTGAAGTGGCAGTTGAACTGAATCCCCAGGTCACTCAAATGCATCTGAAAACACCTCAATATGAGGGCAAAGGACTGACATTGATTCCATCGACATCTGTCCTGCTGGGTGATGGGAGTGGTGCCAACAAACCATGGCTCCAGGAAGTTCCGGATCCAATGACACAGATTGTCTGGGATTCCTGGGCGGAAATCAATCCGGAAACAGCCGAAAAACTGGGAATCCATGACCGGGATTTGATGGAAGTTAAAACCCCCTATGGTCAAGTGGATTTGACCGCGTATTATCATTTTGGCATTCACAAGGGCGCTATCGCCATTCCCTTTGGTCAAGGTCACGAAAATTCAGGCTTGGCGGCTGACCGATATGGCGTGAATGTTTTGGACCTGCTTCCTGCAAAGACAGACCGAATGTCCGGTGAACTGGCATGGTTGAGCGTGAACGCTGAAGTTAAAAAAGCGTCAGCACTTGCCTATGCAGTTAATATGGATGGAAATGCACGACAATTAGGACGTGATATTGCGGCCGCTGTCACCATTACTGAACTCGCACAGGGGCCGGTTCATCACCAAACGGGACACAAACGACAAACAGAATTCTATCCTGACCGCAAGGAAACAGCCGGATACTATGAGCCCTATAAGTGGGGAATGACCATTGATCTGGATAAATGTAACGGTTGTTCTGCGTGTGTCGTTGCTTGTTATTCCGAAAACAACATCCCTGTAGTTGGTAAGGAGCGGATGGGTCTGGGACGTGAAATGTCATGGATCCGGCTGGAACGCTATATTGAAGGATATGGGGAAAATCTGGAAACCCGTTTTGTGCCAATGACCTGTCAGCAGTGTGAAAACGCAGGGTGCGAGCCTGTATGCCCAGTATATGCGACCTACCACAATCCGGAAGGTTTGAATGTTCAGGCATACAACCGTTGTGTCGGAACTCGCTATTGCTCCAACAACTGTATTTACAAGGTTCGACGATTCAACTGGTTTGACTATGAGTTTCCTGCACCTTTGCATCAGCAACTCAATTCAACCATTACAACCAGATCTGTCGGTGTGATGGAAAAATGTACCTTTTGTATTCAACGCATCGCGGAAGCCAAGTTTGCGGCAAATGAAATGAATCGTGATGTTCAGGATGGTGAAATCATTACCGCCTGTCAGCAAACCTGCCCGACCAGCGCCATTACATTTGGCAACCTAGCGGATTCTTCCAGTCAGGTATCCAAACTGGCTCAGCGGAATGAGATGGAAAAAAGAGATCGTCAGTATGAAATCATTGCTGAAATGAATTACAAACCAGCGATCACTTATTTAAAAAAGGTCAATTTCCGGGAAACGGCAGGAGCTCATGCAACGTCCCATCATGCAATGAACATTTTATCAAAAAATGAGAAACAGGAGGCCTGA
- a CDS encoding cytochrome c3 family protein, with amino-acid sequence MGGGILTMILSVGIATSVSAQESQPINFSHKLHATNDNIPCQYCHSYARRSYSSGVPPVSVCVGCHGTNEMPLVRADKAQYPEADKARGYWARQEPIPWVKIHDIPDFVRFPHKKHINADANRFRDDADTACDMQKDDRSLACRVGYFKKGDDDRCVACHGNVKAMDVVQMVDADFGKMGWCLQCHLQVKGAKERKSALTTLGGWFNAKEEDIERAAKIGLKNPKGYHNPNLTDCYTCHY; translated from the coding sequence ATGGGTGGTGGAATTCTGACGATGATCTTGTCAGTCGGTATCGCCACTTCAGTCTCCGCCCAGGAAAGCCAGCCAATCAATTTCAGTCATAAACTTCACGCAACCAACGATAACATCCCCTGTCAATATTGTCACAGTTATGCCAGAAGGTCCTATTCTTCAGGAGTTCCTCCTGTCAGCGTTTGTGTCGGTTGTCACGGAACCAATGAAATGCCGCTGGTGCGAGCAGACAAGGCACAGTATCCTGAAGCGGACAAGGCTCGAGGGTATTGGGCAAGACAAGAACCGATTCCTTGGGTCAAAATCCATGATATCCCTGATTTCGTTCGGTTTCCGCATAAAAAACATATCAATGCGGATGCCAACCGGTTTCGGGATGACGCTGACACAGCCTGCGACATGCAAAAAGATGACCGCTCTCTGGCCTGTAGAGTGGGCTATTTCAAAAAAGGGGATGACGACCGTTGCGTAGCCTGCCACGGGAATGTTAAGGCCATGGACGTGGTACAGATGGTAGATGCCGATTTTGGTAAAATGGGCTGGTGTCTTCAGTGCCATTTACAGGTAAAGGGCGCAAAAGAAAGAAAATCCGCACTGACTACCTTGGGGGGATGGTTTAACGCGAAAGAAGAAGATATTGAACGCGCGGCAAAAATCGGCCTGAAAAATCCAAAGGGGTATCATAATCCAAACCTGACAGATTGTTATACATGTCATTATTAG
- the lon gene encoding endopeptidase La, which translates to MHQTDTEEYQTLPMLPMRDIVVFPHMTAPFFIGRPLSITAMERALSGDRKIFVIAQKDPMVEDPADSDLYKVGTIGQILQIMRLHNGTIKALFEAHSRANLIEANLNPPYYSAVVCPIQETLTRTPEIIALSKNVQSELKRYLKEVKRQTDGIEKLAIDTEEPHRLADRIAPLLNMDLQKKQILLEMSDPRQRLEIVYERMLEESEFKKVERKLKERVQGQIGRTQKEYYMNEQIKAIQKELGQTEDSKAEMEEYTNKIKELSLSKEAREVAEKEVKKLKMMQSMSAEANVVRNYLDWLLGMPWGVRTTDSFDIDAAETILNRQHYGLEKIKERIIEYLAVAKKVGEMKGPIICLVGPPGVGKTSLARSVAESLGRKFVRMSLGGVRDEAEIRGHRRTYVGALPGKVIQSLRKAKSNNPLMLLDEIDKMTHGVMGDPAAALLEVLDPEQNHTFMDHYLEIEYDLSDVLFFCTANVGQKIPAALQDRMEIINLSGYTELEKEHIALEHLLPKQIEENGLKPEQIQFQHKAITTIIQNYTREAGVRNLEREISKVCRKIATQIVKQPKQKMIHVTPKQIKTFLGIQKYKHASVEINNEVGVTCGLAWTQAGGELLMTEATTMKGKGGLKLTGQLGDVMKESAHAALSYIRTNANRLGIYSSTFKETDIHIHIPEGAVPKDGPSAGVTLTTTLLSVFTGIPVRKEIAMTGEITLSGKVLPIGGLKEKLLAAKRGKIKIVLIPMDNEKDLKDIPREITRDLQIIPVKFVDEVMQIALERFPVPVIDPVPQPEKSGDAEVDSSFLKTPEFSGSDLPHISSKFLLS; encoded by the coding sequence ATGCATCAGACAGATACAGAAGAATATCAGACACTGCCTATGTTGCCAATGCGGGATATTGTTGTATTTCCGCATATGACGGCACCGTTTTTTATTGGCCGCCCTCTATCAATTACGGCAATGGAACGAGCGTTGAGCGGAGATCGTAAAATTTTTGTGATCGCACAAAAAGATCCCATGGTGGAAGATCCCGCCGACAGTGATTTGTACAAAGTTGGAACTATCGGACAGATTCTACAGATCATGCGCTTGCATAATGGCACGATCAAAGCCTTGTTTGAGGCCCACTCTCGTGCCAATCTCATTGAGGCTAATCTGAATCCCCCCTATTACTCCGCTGTCGTGTGCCCCATTCAGGAGACACTGACTAGAACACCAGAGATCATTGCGCTGAGTAAAAACGTTCAGTCAGAACTCAAACGATATCTGAAAGAAGTCAAACGCCAGACCGATGGCATTGAAAAACTGGCCATTGATACAGAAGAACCACACCGTCTTGCCGATAGAATCGCACCGTTGCTCAACATGGATCTCCAAAAGAAACAAATACTGCTGGAAATGAGCGATCCTCGTCAGCGCCTGGAAATTGTGTATGAGAGAATGCTGGAAGAAAGCGAATTCAAAAAAGTAGAGCGAAAACTGAAAGAACGGGTCCAGGGACAGATTGGACGAACCCAGAAAGAATATTACATGAATGAGCAGATCAAGGCGATTCAGAAAGAACTGGGCCAGACCGAGGACAGTAAAGCTGAAATGGAGGAGTACACCAATAAAATCAAAGAATTGTCTTTGTCCAAAGAAGCGCGTGAAGTGGCTGAAAAAGAAGTAAAAAAGTTAAAAATGATGCAATCCATGTCTGCTGAAGCCAATGTGGTACGCAATTATCTGGACTGGTTGCTGGGAATGCCCTGGGGCGTTAGAACTACGGACAGTTTTGATATTGATGCCGCAGAAACCATTTTGAACCGACAGCATTATGGTCTGGAAAAAATCAAGGAACGCATTATTGAATATTTGGCTGTCGCTAAAAAAGTGGGTGAAATGAAAGGCCCGATCATTTGTCTGGTTGGACCTCCCGGAGTGGGAAAAACATCACTGGCGCGTTCGGTTGCTGAATCTCTAGGTCGAAAATTTGTGCGAATGAGTCTGGGTGGCGTCAGGGATGAAGCTGAAATACGCGGTCATCGTCGAACTTATGTCGGCGCGCTTCCCGGAAAAGTCATCCAGTCTTTGAGAAAAGCCAAAAGCAATAACCCTCTGATGCTTCTGGATGAAATTGATAAAATGACGCATGGTGTGATGGGGGACCCTGCGGCGGCGTTGCTGGAAGTGCTGGATCCGGAACAGAATCACACCTTCATGGATCATTATCTGGAAATTGAATATGATCTGTCTGATGTCCTGTTTTTCTGCACAGCCAACGTTGGACAGAAGATTCCGGCGGCTCTTCAGGATAGAATGGAAATCATCAATCTGTCCGGTTATACCGAGTTGGAAAAAGAGCATATTGCTCTCGAACATTTACTGCCCAAGCAAATTGAAGAAAACGGACTCAAGCCCGAACAGATTCAATTCCAGCACAAAGCCATCACGACCATTATTCAGAACTATACCAGAGAAGCCGGTGTACGTAACCTGGAGCGGGAAATATCAAAAGTCTGTCGAAAAATCGCAACCCAGATTGTCAAGCAACCCAAACAAAAAATGATTCATGTCACCCCCAAACAAATCAAAACTTTTTTGGGAATCCAGAAGTACAAGCATGCCAGCGTTGAAATAAACAATGAGGTTGGTGTCACTTGCGGATTGGCCTGGACACAGGCTGGCGGAGAACTGCTGATGACGGAGGCAACCACGATGAAAGGCAAGGGCGGTCTCAAACTGACAGGTCAACTGGGCGATGTGATGAAAGAATCCGCGCATGCGGCGTTAAGCTACATCCGGACCAATGCCAATCGACTGGGAATCTATTCTTCAACATTCAAAGAAACAGATATCCACATTCATATTCCAGAAGGCGCAGTTCCCAAAGACGGTCCCTCTGCCGGTGTGACCCTGACCACCACGCTGTTGAGCGTGTTCACGGGCATTCCTGTTAGAAAAGAAATTGCCATGACTGGAGAAATCACACTGAGCGGCAAAGTGTTGCCTATTGGTGGATTAAAAGAAAAATTGCTTGCGGCGAAAAGAGGTAAAATCAAAATAGTTCTAATTCCCATGGATAATGAAAAAGATCTGAAGGACATTCCCCGGGAAATCACCAGGGATCTTCAGATCATTCCTGTGAAATTTGTGGATGAAGTGATGCAAATCGCCTTGGAACGATTCCCTGTTCCCGTGATTGATCCTGTCCCTCAACCTGAAAAATCCGGTGACGCTGAAGTGGACAGTTCCTTTTTGAAAACACCGGAGTTTTCAGGCTCTGATCTGCCGCATATCTCTTCCAAATTTTTATTGTCTTGA
- a CDS encoding CPBP family intramembrane metalloprotease — MKQYFQVSHSAFYSVVTALPLLIGYEIMLASTSNPYWHVRNAVDIWMRHVLQSFDVSTRQATFVMIGVLFAAIPFIHKKETPLRFKYAGWMILEAIIYSLCLNLIIQSVLKPVFLTKMIPLSNSIQSIALSLGAGLFEEFFFRVILLNVLYFGLLFLLKKPLLSGIIAILLASFLFSLSHYFGNMADSFNLYSFLFRWFAGLLFTLLYFLRGFGITAYTHAFYDIRILLLA; from the coding sequence ATGAAGCAATATTTTCAAGTCTCGCATTCTGCGTTTTACTCAGTAGTCACCGCACTGCCCCTGTTGATTGGCTACGAAATCATGCTTGCGTCTACCAGCAATCCCTACTGGCATGTCCGTAACGCGGTTGATATCTGGATGCGCCATGTACTGCAATCGTTTGACGTCAGCACCCGTCAGGCAACGTTTGTCATGATTGGAGTTTTGTTTGCCGCAATTCCCTTCATTCATAAAAAAGAAACACCTCTCCGTTTTAAATATGCAGGTTGGATGATTCTGGAAGCCATCATCTATAGTTTATGCCTGAATCTGATTATCCAGTCGGTGTTGAAACCTGTCTTTCTGACCAAGATGATTCCCTTGAGCAACAGTATTCAGAGTATCGCCCTGTCGTTGGGAGCCGGCTTGTTTGAGGAATTTTTTTTCAGAGTAATTCTGCTGAACGTGTTGTATTTTGGATTGTTGTTTTTACTTAAGAAACCCCTTCTAAGCGGTATTATAGCCATTCTGCTGGCATCCTTTCTGTTTTCTCTAAGTCACTATTTTGGCAACATGGCAGATTCCTTCAATCTGTATAGTTTTTTGTTCCGTTGGTTTGCCGGACTTCTGTTTACCCTCTTGTATTTTTTAAGGGGATTCGGCATTACAGCCTATACCCATGCATTTTATGATATCAGGATTTTATTATTGGCCTGA
- a CDS encoding DegT/DnrJ/EryC1/StrS family aminotransferase, whose product MQVPLLDLKGQLRPLRDEILAAIVDVLDSTQYIMGPKVEELERAVAQYSGCSHALGVSSGTDALLLALMGLNVGPGDLVITSTFSFFATAGVIARLNATPVLTDIDPVTFNMSPAHLSEILKAMPEDTRNKVKAIIPVHLYGQCADMQSLMKVAAQWNIPVIEDAAQAIGAEYPLEGKVQRAGSMGKMGCFSFFPSKNLGGIGDGGMIVTNDSTLAQYLVYLRNHGANPKYYHKFIGGNFRLDPLQAAVLNVKLPHLDQWHQQRQRNANRYIELFSKAGIAEVALPAAVYQTHKISNYHIYNQFMIRVPQRDELRQFLQSQQIVTEVYYPVPFHVQECFSYLNYKSGDFPESEKAAREVLALPIYPELTEEMQAHVVQQIKAFYQERKTL is encoded by the coding sequence ATGCAGGTACCATTGCTTGATTTAAAAGGTCAGTTGCGTCCTTTACGAGATGAAATATTGGCCGCGATTGTGGATGTTCTGGATTCAACCCAATACATCATGGGTCCCAAAGTTGAAGAACTCGAACGGGCGGTTGCCCAATATTCAGGCTGTAGTCATGCCCTTGGTGTCTCTTCGGGCACGGATGCGTTGTTGCTGGCGTTGATGGGGTTGAATGTTGGTCCGGGAGATCTGGTGATTACCAGTACTTTTTCATTTTTCGCGACCGCCGGAGTTATTGCCAGATTGAACGCAACACCGGTTCTCACAGATATTGACCCGGTTACTTTCAATATGTCCCCGGCTCACCTTTCAGAAATTCTGAAAGCCATGCCTGAAGATACCCGCAACAAGGTCAAAGCCATCATTCCCGTGCATTTATATGGCCAATGCGCTGACATGCAGTCCCTCATGAAGGTAGCGGCTCAGTGGAATATTCCTGTGATTGAAGATGCGGCTCAGGCGATTGGCGCTGAATATCCACTGGAAGGGAAGGTACAGCGTGCAGGAAGCATGGGGAAAATGGGTTGTTTTTCATTTTTTCCCAGCAAAAATCTGGGGGGAATCGGTGATGGCGGCATGATCGTGACCAACGATTCCACACTGGCCCAGTATCTTGTGTACCTGAGAAATCACGGCGCAAACCCCAAATATTATCACAAATTCATTGGCGGAAATTTCAGACTGGATCCACTTCAGGCCGCAGTGCTAAATGTCAAACTGCCCCATCTGGATCAATGGCATCAACAACGGCAACGCAACGCTAATCGATATATCGAGTTATTTTCCAAGGCGGGCATCGCTGAAGTCGCACTTCCCGCAGCCGTTTATCAAACGCATAAAATCAGTAACTATCACATTTATAACCAGTTCATGATTCGGGTTCCTCAACGGGATGAATTACGTCAATTCCTGCAAAGCCAGCAGATTGTTACGGAAGTTTATTATCCTGTACCGTTTCATGTGCAGGAATGTTTCAGTTATCTGAATTATAAATCCGGCGACTTTCCGGAATCCGAGAAAGCCGCACGAGAAGTTCTGGCACTGCCCATCTATCCTGAACTGACAGAAGAAATGCAGGCACATGTGGTGCAACAGATTAAGGCTTTTTATCAGGAAAGGAAAACGCTATGA